The Terriglobia bacterium sequence CGAACCAGAAGATCTTGGCGCTGACCGGGGACCGGTCTTCGCACGCACAAAAAGCCACCATCCCAAACCAGATGATTAGCCCCGCCGGTGCACCGACAACCCCTACCGCGCCGCCCAATATCCTAAGAAAAAGTTCGCCCCTAGGCATCGCTTCAATTTGCTGAAACCACGGAGACAACATGAAAACCATGAAGCCACCAAGGCACACCACCGCCCACGATGAGTAGGAGAATAGAGCGCGAATTCTGTTAGACCTGAGCCATTTAGACATATTCAATCACCGCGCCTTACGTTGGGTCTTAGTTTTCTCATGGCACGACCTCCTCACTGGTGTGGAGCCTCTCGCCCGGTTGGGGCCAATCTGCTAGCATCAATCCGCGAGGTTACGTAGTTGCTGAACGCATCTCCAATAGCGTTGATCACCTGGTCACCCCGGATGCCAACCTCAATTCCGCCGCACAGTACTACGCAGATACTAAGGCCAACCCCGATTTCAGAATTTGACCCCTGGAAGCTCCCTCTTTGATATCCGAGAGTGACGTTCGGCTTGACGGGGCGATCGACTCTCTGGTTACCTTCCATTTGCACTTGAGTGGTTCCCTCGGATAGTCCGACCTTATAACCGCCAAGTTCAACCGCTACGCCTGCTTCCTTTACCTCAGATTTCGTGTTGCCCTCGGAACTGTTCTTGACTTCCCAGGTTCTTTTTACTACAACTTCTGGCTTGACAGGGCCAATCTTTGCTTTGAAGCCAATGCCACCCCCGCCCTCGACTTTCGCATAAAAATACTTCTTAAGGCTGCTCCACCAGGACTGCTTGTGCGCCGGCGGTGAAGGTTGGCGCGTCAGAGATTGGACAGTCGGATCGAGAGCCGCTGCCACCGGATCATGTCCGTCCGGATCGATGTAGACCAAGGGTCTGTTGTAGACATAGACATACTTATTTAACGATTGAGGGTCCGTGATATCAGCGTAAGGAAGGGCGCCTTCTGAACTCTCCCCACCACCAAACAGGAAGTCAGGGCCACCTGCAAATTCATCAGGACTGAGGAATCGACCTTGGGCAGAGGAGTAGTAACGAGCGAGGAAATAGTCCAAGCCCGTCTCAGAATCTCGTTCCTTCGAGGTAAATTTCTGCCGGATACCATCGTCGGCCGCATAGCCCATTCCTGTCGTTCGCCCGCCAATGCCTGACGAAATTTCCTCTCCGAACGGCAGGTAGTCATGTCGGGCGATGACGGCGCCGCCGGCATCCATCACCACCCGCGTGCTCCCCAGGTGATCGGCAATAATGTACTGCGTCCCTCCACTCGATGGCGTGACGCTCGAATACTCCGCCACCATCTGCCCCACCGCGTTGTACACAAACACCGTGGTCGTACCCCCGGTCGCTTTTCTTACGCGTCGTCCCTCGCCATCATAGCTGTACGTGGCCTCGCCGCCGTTGAAGCTGATCATCTTGTTCTCGGCATCGTAGACGCTGGTTCCCAGTGCCGTCGGCCATTGTGTCAGATTGCCCGCTGCATCGTAGCTGTAGTTCGCCGCCGTAATGCGGTTGTTGATTTCACTAATGGCCGGCACCTGCAGCGGCAGGTACTGCGAACTGGACCACCCCGTGTTGCGATTCCCGTACCGATCGTACCCGTAGGTCTGACTCCAGCCCGAGCTCTCGCTGATCCCCGTCAGCCGGTTCATCGGGTCGTTGTAACTATAGGATTGCGTCACGTTGAGCCCCGGGGCGCTGATCGTCTGACTCAAGATGTTCCCATTATTATTCGTCGTGCCGTAGTCGTAGCCGAAGCTCACGAGCGAACCCACACCAATGGAGAGCGGCTGAAGGCGGCTGTTGTAGGATAAGGTTTCCGTCAGACCGTTGCCCAGGGCCATCGTCTGCATGGCGCCGTGCGCGGCGTAACTGATGGTGCTCACATATGTCTCATTGCCCGATCCACTCACGCTGCTCGCCCGCCCCGCCGCATCGTAGCTGGTCGTCACTGTCCGTTGCGAAGGATACGTCTGGGAGGTCATTCCCCCCGCCAGATTATACCCGTAATACATCTTGTAGGTCTCTCCGCTGGTCGTCTGCCAACTCTCTGCGATTCGCCCCATCGCATCATAGCTCTTCAAGTCTGTAATTGAGACGCTGGAACTGATCTGAGTGACGCGGCCCTTGGAGTTGCTGACACTCGCGTCATCATACGTGTAGGTAACTCCTGGTGCTGAGTCTGAGTAGGTCTTTTTCCTGAGCCGATTCAAGGCATCATACCCCGTACTCGTGCTGCAACTGCCACCCTCCCACGTTCCATAACAGGTGACTACATTTCGGGCATCGGTGCGGGTCGTCACATTGCCGTTATCATCATATGTATAGCTGATGGTCCCGTTCTCGGGATTGGTCGCGCTGGTCAGTCGCTTCAAGGTATCGTAAGTGAACGTGCGGGTCTGCACGCCCTGCTGCACAACCGTCAAATCGTCCAGCACGTCATAAGTGTAAGTGGTTTGATAGGCGGCGCCATTGGGATCTTCAATCACCTGCGCCATCCGCCCGGCCGCATCGCTGATGCTCTTGCGGGCCTTGCCGGCCTGATCGCTCACCGTCGTCTCATTGGCATAGTAGGTGGTGGTGAGGCTGCCGGTCCAGTTTCCGTTCGTGCCTGTACTGGGCGGTTGGGCCGATCCTGAGAATGTGGCCACTTCGACCACTCGACCGAGTTCGTCGCGGGTCGTGCGGGCCCATCCATCCGTCGCCTCCCCGGTTCCATGGGTCGGATTCGACGTCAAAAAAAAGCGGGGGTCAGGTCGGGACTTTGGACAATTGTGAGTTCGCGAGTGCAAGCAGTTCCCTCAGTTGAGGATCTTTCTTTAATCGCGCTTCGAAGCGGAGGATGCCCTTGCTGACTGCCCAGGAGTCGATCGAGTCTGCCCGCTCTCCCAACTGTTTGAGGGTCATTCCGCAGTAATGGCGAGCCAAAAAGAAGACCATATCCCGCCCCCAGTCCCCGTGCCGACTGGAGAATTGGTTCCATCCTTCTCGCTTCATTTGCTCTACGACTTCCAGCACGGCACCAAACTCCAGTCTTCTTTTCAATTGTCGCAGACTCGATTGCTCGTGCTCATCGCCTTGCGCTTTGAGCGCCAAGTCTCGGACAAAGGCATCATCCCCCAACGCCACCTGCGCCTGCAACTGATCCCACGGAGTCTGGATCAGGCCCTCCCGCGCGGCCGACTCCACATACTCCCGATACGCCTCGTGGCGCTGCTCCTCCTCTCCCCCCATCCAGCCCAGCACGGCCTGAGTGGTTAACCATGCAGGGGCTGGCTCCAGGCCAATGTAGGCGCGATAGGAACTCCATCGGTAGTTCCTCAAAAACTCAATGCGATCTTTCCACACAGCAGTCGCCAGTTCCCTCCCTACTCCCACTTGATTTCGTCGCCGACTCTGTTTGTTCAACCCGAAGCGTTCGACGCGAATGGGGTTGAGGTGCACATAACGGCTCAGCTCCAACCCCCAGCGTTGCGGCTCCACGACGATGGCTTTGAATCGACCCTGCAGAAGGTGTCCCGCTCGTCGATATCGCCCATTGAACCAGCTGCTGTACCCACTATTCAACCATTGCATGGCCCGGCTGAGGTTCGCTTCCAACGTTTCCAGCAACCCATGCCAATGATTGTCCATGAGGGTGTAGACGTGCAGCTGCAGGCGATACCGCTCCGTCATTTCGCTGAGCCGTCCCAGAAATTCGCGGCGGTCCTCGTCATCACGAAAAATCGGCTGCCGCTCATTCCCTCTCGAAGTAATGTGATACCATCCCCCTTCGCACTGAATGCGTAACGGCCTGGCCATGGGAACTCCGCTTCGGGGGAAGGTTGGCTAGTAGTAGATCGTCTCCGTGCTGGGGGGTACTGACCCATTATAGCCCGTTCGCCTGGGGGAGGATCAACAAATGCGCTTCGGATTAGGTGGGAGGTTGCCGATCCACGGAATGTCCAAAGTCCCGATCTGATATACATTATTCCAAGGATGACAAGGGACATTGACCTCGCAGTAGAAGTTGCCAACTGGCGGAAGTTCGACGAACTGATGGAAGCATTGAAGGCCACGGGAAAGTTCTCCCCCGACAAGAGAGAGCGCCAGCGTCTTCACTTCGACTCTCTTCCCAATGATATGCTGCCATTCGGCCTCATTGCGGATGCGGGACGGAAAATTGCGTGGCCTCCGGAGCACGAGGTATTCATGAGCGTGATTGGCTTCAAGGAGGCATATGAAAACTCCATCACTGTCAGATTGAGCACTAATCCAATACTCGATATTAAATTGCCTACGCTGCCGGGACTGGCACTGATGAAGATCTTATCGTGGAAAGAGAAATACCCGGAGAGAAGTAAGGATGCCGAGGATCTCCTGCTGATCATGGACAATTACGAATCGGTCGGAACCTTTGACAGGTTATATGATACTGAACAGGAATTGCTCCAGGAAGAAAAGTTCGATGTAGGACTTGCAAGCATCAGGCTTCTCGGGCGTGATATGGCAAGAATGGCTGACCCTGAAACGCTAAACCGCGTCAAAGCCATCCTGGACGATGAAACAAGAGAAAATTCCCATTACAGTTTGCTCACCGATATGGCCAGAGGTCCGCTCAGTTATGGTGATAGGTTCGAACAGATTCGCCTGCAGGTGGAGAAGTTGAAGAAGGGTTTTTTAGAAAAAGCTGCTGAGTCCTAGTTTCAACCGAAATCCGGAATCGTCCCGAATCTCCGTATCTCTGCTCACAAACAGGTGACTGTTCCTAGTTATTATTCTCAAAGACCAGATCATTTTCTGGAAGAGTCCGAAAGCTCATCAGGATTGTCCCCACTTCTTCCGACGCCTGGAAGTGCTTCGTCCCGAGACCGGGGACGTGCTGGTGTTGCTGACCACTCATCTGACCTTGGGCGCCACCACCATCGCCCGCATTTACAAAGATCGCTGGCAGATCGAGTTGTTCTTCAAAGCGCTGAAGCAAAATCTCAAGGTCAAGATCTTCGTGGGGACTAGCGCCAATGCGCTGAAGATCCAGATTTGGACAGCCCTGATTGCCATTTTGATCCTCAAGTTCCTGCAGTTGAGCTCTCACTGGGGGTGGCACCTGTCGAACTTGGCGGCCCTCTTATGGCTGAACCTGTTCACGTATCGCAGCTTGTGGCACTGGATCGATCATCCCTTGGAAGCACCCCCCGGAGCGGTTTCCCTTGTCCAACAACTGGAATTCTCCTACAGCTAATTTGGACAGCAGTGAATCCTGCTTGAATCTGCCCTCAAAGATCGTCGCAACCTCGCGGTTGAAAACGTTGCCCCGAAAAAGCAGTTGGATGTTATGAAACCAACTTGAGGGTGCCCCTTTCAGCAGAAGTTAAGGCTTTATGAAAGAGTTCACTGTTCTGCTTGACATCAGGAATGCTTTGGTGGTAAGTATCGCATACCTCCCCTTCGTCCCTGAAAGAGATCCTTGTCGAGTTTAGGAGATTACTCTTCTGACCCTAGTTCTCCTCTCTCTGAGGAGGCTTTAATGTTGAGACCCCTATCTGAGGTGATCACAAGTTACCTGAAGTCTGCCATTATTAGTGGTCCAACCGTGCGAAACGCATTGACCCCCTTTTTGCAGCAGCTCCAATCGCTCCAGCGAGGTCGGATCGGTGAGTGGAAACTCAGGTTGCGAGTTTTGTGTTTCTACGCGTTCAGATTGATTCGGGGTGCCTGGAATACTGTTCGTATAGATACGACTGTGATCCAATCCCCCCTATTTGGTCGACTGGGATCTTCCCCAAAATGCGATAACCAGCACTGAGATCATCCGGAATTCTGCTCCAAGTATTCTCTGCAGAATTGCGTGATGCACGTGGATTTTTCACAATACAGCCGTTTGTGATTCGCATGGGCGAAGTCTTGGAGGCGGAATCATGAAGATTGATAATTTCCGAAGCCTGATCTTAACCCCCAGGGAGCAGCAAGTTTTTCGACTCGTTGGAGATGGCTTGACTAGCAAGGAAATCGCACAATGCCTCGAAATTAGCCAGTACACTATCCATGCCCATCGAAGAAATATTTGTCTGAAATTAGAAATCCACTCTGCGGCAGAGCTCGTTTCTTTCGCGGCCAAGAATAAAGTGTCATTGCGAAAGGGATAACGGTAACTAGTTAACTTGGTCTATTGAAATCGTTGCGGGAGGTGATAGGCTATTGGAGTTGATTCATAGATGATGCTCCTCGGAGCGACCGTTCCCGCAGACATCTTATTCGCTAATGACATCGCTGGTGATTCTCCATGACATCTGGAAGATGTTGGTTTAGTGATCGGGAATGCGTGATACTGAAACATTAAGAAAGAGCTTCGAGGCTTTTGAGCCCCTACTTCAATTAGATTTCGATCCCGTACAGTGCAATTAGAGGAGGAGGTGATTGCGTATGCCAGTTGACCAACCTGAGATGCTCGGGGCAGGTCGTGGAGAGTGCGGGGCGTGCTGGGCGTGTGGGGCCTGCGGTGCGTGTGTTTTGTGTGGACCTACACCAATTCAGCTTGCGGACTGGGCAGCTACAGACCTGCTTCTGACCCTTATTTACGTTGCAGGGTATTATGATTGACGCTTGCTTCCCCTGCCGCGATGAGGTGTGCAGGGACCGTTCCAGTCGGCGACGTCCTCATATGGCCAGAGCGAGTGTTATCGGTAGTACGGATGATCCATGTCATTGAGGCTTTGCTCCTGTGGTTTGATTGTGGAGGAAACCAGCCGTCTGGCGCCTCGTCATCGTATTCCTGCCACAATGGAAGACGCGGGATTCGTAGAAGCTGGAGATTTTCATTGTGGCAGGATGTTCCCAGAGCTGGGCGCAGTTGCTAATTTCCAGAATTTGGGTTGACAAACGACCATACTCTAAAGGCATGCGTAGAACGGTGCAGGCTGCATAGCGAGGAGCACAGAGATGTGATCCTAACGTCCCCATCCCCGCGTTCTTTGGCCCGCTGAGAGATTTACAAATAAGACATCAACGGTTTCGTACTGGGACTTTATCAACTGATTTTGGAAGCGGAGCCCAGAAAGGCGGAGGAAGAACGGTTTCTGGCAGGGTTGCCTCCAAGCTCAATTCGGGGCGGTTGTAAGACAGGCCGCAAAGTTTCTTGGCTTACACACGGATAAGTGCTTGGCTGTTAAAAGTTCCTAAAAGGCCCCTCATCGAATTCCCTCCCTTAGGCGAGGGATGCACCATGCTGTATCGTGTGTATTTCATAGGTCAGGCATACCGCCAGGATGCTGGCTGGTGATCGATGGGTGTTGCGTCCTTATTTGAAAAGAATTCTTACGAGTCGAATTTGACACCTCATTCATGACAATCGTAGGTGCGTTTTGAAATTGCCCGAATTTTGCAAATTAACGCTCTTTGGTTTCGGCTCGTCCGGCTTAGGATACTGAACCGCAAGGACCTCTACTCATATCCGCGGTCACCAAACTTCCTTGCGGATGGGACTGGGGTCAAGGGGAACGATGATGTTTCTTGACAAACACTTCTATCCTCGGCTAGCAAAAGATGTCCAAGCCCTGCATAGGACACCACGCGAAGGAGTTCTAGTTTTCCCCTTGAAATCGCAGAAGGTGCTCGGGCTCGGCCATTATGGCCTCCAGTTTGTAAATCATACAGCAAGCAGGATCTTGTCTCTCTGCACAGGTCGAAATAGCACTGACGAAATAGTTCGTGCGATCTACCCAGCAGAAAGTATCGAGATCGGGCGAAAGCAGGTAAGATCGTTTCTAATCAAAGCAAAGAAGAGCAAGTTCATTAAATTCCACCGGAACGGTGCCGAGGCAGCCACGGCACGCTTTACCGGCAGCTTCGACTACTACATTCCTTACCACATCTCTGTAGAGCTAACAGCAAGGTGCAACTTGCGGTGTCTTTATTGCTACAACGAATTTCAGGGAGTGACAGACTCGCTCTCCTTCGAGCAGCTGAAGTCCATCCTTTTGGAATGGAACCGCCTTGGCCTAATGAGCCTGGAGTTGACTGGTGGAGAACCGATATTGTCTCCACATTTCTGGGACGTCCTCGATTTTTGCTGTGGGACCTTTCAGAGAATTGGACTGCTCACCAATGGCACGCTTATTGATACTGCAGCAGCACAGCGCATGGCTCAATACAAGGATAAACTTGTCATAAGCGTGAGCCTTGATGGTTCCTCAGCAGAATATCATGATACGCACCGGGGTCCAGGTAGCTTCGACAAGGTGGTTTGCGGAATAAGAGCGCTTGTGCGAGAAGGAGTCCGCTTGCGAGTCGGCATGTGCGTCACACCGCGCAACATACAAGATCTCGACAGCACTGCAAATTTCGTCCGGTCCCTGGGAGTGAAAATTTTCTCCTATGCACCTGCGATTGCTTATGGTCGTGGCAAGCAGGAGGCATGGACCTGGGAACCCTCAAGGGCCAAAGAGATTCAAGAGTTAGAGTCTAGCGTTATCGAGCAGAACAGAGATATAATTCCAATTCTCCCAGCGGAGGAATTGAAAAGAGCCGAGAAGGATTTTGGAAGTTGCGGTATCGGAACCAAGAACGTGGCGCTCACCCCATCGGGCAAGATCAAGGCCTGTCTCTTCCTAGCGGAGGAGGAGCACGTAGGAGATTTATCGGAGGAATCACTGGAAGATGTTTTCAGAAAGCCCATC is a genomic window containing:
- a CDS encoding transposase, encoding MLRPETGDVLVLLTTHLTLGATTIARIYKDRWQIELFFKALKQNLKVKIFVGTSANALKIQIWTALIAILILKFLQLSSHWGWHLSNLAALLWLNLFTYRSLWHWIDHPLEAPPGAVSLVQQLEFSYS
- a CDS encoding nucleotidyl transferase AbiEii/AbiGii toxin family protein produces the protein MTRDIDLAVEVANWRKFDELMEALKATGKFSPDKRERQRLHFDSLPNDMLPFGLIADAGRKIAWPPEHEVFMSVIGFKEAYENSITVRLSTNPILDIKLPTLPGLALMKILSWKEKYPERSKDAEDLLLIMDNYESVGTFDRLYDTEQELLQEEKFDVGLASIRLLGRDMARMADPETLNRVKAILDDETRENSHYSLLTDMARGPLSYGDRFEQIRLQVEKLKKGFLEKAAES
- a CDS encoding transposase, giving the protein MARPLRIQCEGGWYHITSRGNERQPIFRDDEDRREFLGRLSEMTERYRLQLHVYTLMDNHWHGLLETLEANLSRAMQWLNSGYSSWFNGRYRRAGHLLQGRFKAIVVEPQRWGLELSRYVHLNPIRVERFGLNKQSRRRNQVGVGRELATAVWKDRIEFLRNYRWSSYRAYIGLEPAPAWLTTQAVLGWMGGEEEQRHEAYREYVESAAREGLIQTPWDQLQAQVALGDDAFVRDLALKAQGDEHEQSSLRQLKRRLEFGAVLEVVEQMKREGWNQFSSRHGDWGRDMVFFLARHYCGMTLKQLGERADSIDSWAVSKGILRFEARLKKDPQLRELLALANSQLSKVPT
- a CDS encoding radical SAM protein: MFLDKHFYPRLAKDVQALHRTPREGVLVFPLKSQKVLGLGHYGLQFVNHTASRILSLCTGRNSTDEIVRAIYPAESIEIGRKQVRSFLIKAKKSKFIKFHRNGAEAATARFTGSFDYYIPYHISVELTARCNLRCLYCYNEFQGVTDSLSFEQLKSILLEWNRLGLMSLELTGGEPILSPHFWDVLDFCCGTFQRIGLLTNGTLIDTAAAQRMAQYKDKLVISVSLDGSSAEYHDTHRGPGSFDKVVCGIRALVREGVRLRVGMCVTPRNIQDLDSTANFVRSLGVKIFSYAPAIAYGRGKQEAWTWEPSRAKEIQELESSVIEQNRDIIPILPAEELKRAEKDFGSCGIGTKNVALTPSGKIKACLFLAEEEHVGDLSEESLEDVFRKPIFKAFAELRNPSPERCGGCRYVPFCKGCSVRALTIVEREHQLCRWAVSCGVQNLFRKFSKYENDGIGRIF
- a CDS encoding LuxR C-terminal-related transcriptional regulator, translated to MKIDNFRSLILTPREQQVFRLVGDGLTSKEIAQCLEISQYTIHAHRRNICLKLEIHSAAELVSFAAKNKVSLRKG